The Rhododendron vialii isolate Sample 1 chromosome 5a, ASM3025357v1 genome contains a region encoding:
- the LOC131326738 gene encoding uncharacterized protein LOC131326738, with protein MEDQINKERVRWKMILVRIIGVVKTLSRNSLPFRGTNEKIYEKNNGLFCQLIEFVAEFDPIMQEHLRRVVDKEIQNHYLSHKIQNELISLLAKEIKDKILKKILKAKYFSVILDCTPDLSHDEQMSIFIRCVDVEDESKVKVEEFFHGFIKVHDTSGLGLFK; from the coding sequence ATGGAAGATCAAATCAACAAAGAGAGAGTTCGTTGGAAGATGATACTAGTTCGAATAATTGGGGTTGTGAAGACTCTTTCTCGAAATAGTTTGCCATTCCGTGGAACTAATGAGAAGATTTATGAGAAGAATAATGGACTTTTTTGTCAACTTATTGAATTTGTTGCAGAGTTTGATCCTATCATGCAAGAGCACCTTCGACGTGTGGTAGATAAAGAGATTCAAAATCATTATCTTagccacaaaattcaaaatgaattgATAAGCTTGTTGGCGAAAGAGATTAAAGATAAAATCTTGAAGAAGATTTTAAAAGCAAAGTACTTTTCGGTTATCCTTGATTGTACTCCTGATCTTAGTCATGATGAGCAAATGTCGATTTTTATAAGATGTGTGGATGTTGAGGATGAAAGTAAAGTCAAGGTGGAGGAATTCTTTCATGGATTTATTAAGGTTCATGACACGTCGGGGCTTGGGCTTTTCAAGTGA